The Neoarius graeffei isolate fNeoGra1 chromosome 10, fNeoGra1.pri, whole genome shotgun sequence genome has a segment encoding these proteins:
- the tmem51a gene encoding transmembrane protein 51a, whose amino-acid sequence MSYSSQTPPNSSSDSSSSTSASQYAMAALGVGLLVLGIVMILWSVVPVDAGVNNSQTINGQVRNTSSVGFVLLGTGVAMLLLSFFLGIQNKYRAQRQPSSNSNTEQRQQGERQPDEAEQYTVPSYEEVVGSAQYPISQFSPRQNSTTQLPAYDELVEMTQDEVEGSGPCARKNGADSLNTYSTHILPHRTEGSRVKLVSLKVRRKSSSSTPQVAVSSIEPLTPPPQYEENPPELPPAAQ is encoded by the exons ATGTCATACAGCAGCCAGACTCCGCCCAACTCCAGCAGTGACAGCAGCAGCTCTACCTCAGCATCTCAGTATGCCATGGCGGCACTGGGTGTGGGGCTGCTTGTGCTGGGCATCGTGATGATCCTGTGGAGCGTGGTGCCTGTTGATGCAGGCGTAAACAATTCTCAGACTATAAACGGACAAGTTAGGAACACGTCATCAGTGGGCTTTGTTCTGCTGGGCACAGGAGTGGCCATGCTGCTGCTTTCATTTTTCCTCGGCATACAAAACAAATACCGAGCACAGAGACAACCAAGCAGCAATTCTAACACAGAGCAAAGACAGCAGGGAGAGAG GCAACCGGACGAAGCCGAGCAGTACACAGTACCCAGTTATGAGGAGGTGGTAGGAAGTGCTCAGTACCCCATCAGCCAGTTCTCTCCACGGCAGAACAGCACCACCCAACTGCCAGCCTACGATGAACTGGTGGAGATGACGCAGGACGAGGTGGAGGGCTCTGGTCCATGCGCACGCAAGAATGGAGCAGACAGTTTGAACACATACTCGACACACATACTCCCTCATAGGACCGAAGGCTCCAGAGTGAAACTGGTCTCACTTAAAGTAAGGAGGAAGAGCTCGAGCAGCACGCCACAGGTCGCTGTCTCCAGCATCGAACCTCTCACTCCTCCACCGCAGTATGAAGAAAATCCCCCAGAGCTCCCACCAGCAGCACAGTGA